The segment TTTACTAATATCTTTGTAACAGTACCTGGAATGCTAGCTCCTACATGAAGTTTATTATCTGGGTCAGCTGTTTCAACTAATGCAGTTTCCTTACCTATATTATTACTAGCTTTATCTTTTATCTTTATTGCCCTTCTTGAGTCATTAACTTCAAAATATAAAGTTCTATTTCCTTCTTTATCTAATCTACCTATTTCAAGAAGTTTAATAATTAATATCTTACCTTCTTCAATCTCTACCTCACATGTTTCTCCTTCAGTTATACCATGGAAGTATACTGCACTTCCCATTCTACTAAAGTCTCCGTTTTCTTTGATATATTCTACATATTCTTCAAATACCTTAGGATATAATGCATATGCTAAAGCATCTTTAGTAGTTGGTTCTATTCCATGTTCTACTTTCAAATGTTCCTTAATTTTATCAAAGTCTTCTGGTTCTAGTAGTTCACCAGGTCTACAAGTTATAGGTTCTTCACCTTTTAATACAAGCTTTTGTAATTCTTCAGGGAATCCTCCTATAGGTTGCCCCATCATACCTTTAAAGTATGAAACTACTGAATCAGGGAAAGACATATCTTTAGCTTTTTCATATATATTTTCTGGAGTTAAATCATTTTGTACCATAAATATAGCCATATCCCCTACAACTTTAGATGAAGGAGTTACTTTTACTATATCTCCAAACATTTCATTTACTATTTTATACATTTCCTTAACATCTTCAAATCTATGGCCTAATCCAAAACTTTCAACTTGAGGTTTAAGATTCGAATATTGTCCACCAGGTATTTCATATTTATATATTTCAGCTGTACCTGATTTCAATTCTGATTCAAATTGCTCATAGATTGGTCTTACAGAACTCCAATAATCTGATATTTTTTGAAGATCATCTACATTTAATCCTGTACTTCTTCTTGTATTTTCTAAAGCAGCAACTACAGAGTTTAATGCTGGCTGACTTGTTAACCCTGACATACTATTAAATGCAGTATCTACTATATCTACTCCAGCTTCTGCAGCCATTAATATAGATGCAACCCCATTTCCACTAGTATCATGAGTATGGAAATGAACAGGTATTCCTATTTCTTCTTTTAAAGCTTTAACTAATTTAAATGCTGCATGTGGTTTCAATAATGATGACATATCTTTTATAGCAAGTATATGCGCGCCCATTTTTTCAATTTCTTTTGCAGTCTTTACGTAGTAATCTAGAGTATACTTATCTCTACTATCATCTAGTATATCTCCTGTATAACAAATACATGCTTCTGCAACTTTTCCTGACTTTAGTACTTCATCTATAGCTACTTCCATACCCTTTAACCAGTTCAATGAGTCAAATATTCTAAATACATCTATACCACTTTCAGATGATTGTTTTATAAATTCTCTTATAACATTATCTGGATAGTTTTTATATCCTACTCCATTAGCACCTCTGATAAGCATTTGGAATAATATATTAGGTATTTTCTTTCTAAGAAACTCTAATCTATCCCAAGGTGATTCTTTTAAGAATCTATAAGCAACATCAAATGTAGCTCCTCCCCACATCTCTAATGAAAATAAATCTTTGGCTAAGACAGATGTAGACTTCGCGATTTTAGTCATATCTACAGTTCTCATTCTAGTTGCCATTAACGATTGATGAGCATCTCTCATTGTAGTATCTGTTAGTAAAAGTCTCTTATTATTTTTAATCCATTCTACTAATCCATCTGGACCTTTTTCATCTAAGATTTGTTTTGTTCCGTATAAATTCTCAGGAACCTGTACTTTAGGAATTATAGGAACATCAAACTGTTTAATATTTCCTTTATTTTCATTTACAGCTTTTTCACCTATATATTTTAAAACTCTAAGTTCTATATCTTCTTTTGTAGTGAATTTAAATAACTCTGGATTTTCAGATATAAATCCTGTATCACATTTTCCTTCTCTAAATTCCTTATGATTTAATACATTTATTAAAAATGGAATGTTAGTTTTAACTCCTCTTATTTTTGTTTCTCTTAAAGATCTTTTAACTTTTCTTATTGCATCTTCAAAAGTTCTTCCATAGGATATCATCTTAACTAAAAGACTATCATAATAAGGCGTTATAACTGATCCTGTAAATCCATTACCTCCATCAAGTCTTACTCCTAGTCCTGATCCTGTTCTATATAAGTCTATCGTTCCTGTATCAGGTGCAAAATTATTTAAAGGATCCTCTGTAGTTACTCTACACTGAATGGAGTATCCACGTGGTTTAATATCATCTTGAGATTTTATTCCTATTTCATCAGAGTCAAGTCTACACCCTTGAGCTACTAGTATTTGATTTTGAACTAGGTCTATTCCTGTAACCATTTCTGTTATAGTATGTTCAACCTGAATTCTTGGATTCATCTCTATGAAATAGTGATTACCATGCATATCTAGTAAAAATTCTATTGTACCTGCATTTCTATAGTTAACAGCTTTGGCAATTTTTACAGCATCTGAACACATTGCTTGTCTTTGTTCTTCTGTTATAGATAATGCTGGTGTAAACTCTATAACTTTTTGATGTCTTCTTTGTATAGAACAATCTCTTTCAAATAAATGAACAATGTTTCCATGTTTATCTCCAAGAATTTGAACCTCAATGTGTTTAGGTTTTTCTATATATTTCTCTATAAAAACATCTTCTATACCAAAAGCCTTCTTAGCTTCATTTCTAGCGCTATGGAACTCAGATATAAGATCCTTTTCTTCTCTTACAATTCTCATACCTCTTCCGCCACCACCAGCTGAAGCTTTTAATATAACAGGATATCCACAGTGTCTTGCACTTTTAAAAGCTTCTTCTTCTGTTGTAACAGGTTTTTCTATACCAGGTATAGTTGGAACTCCAACGCTATTTGCAACTATTTTAGACTTTATTTTATCCCCTAATTTATCCATCATTTCATGAGTAGGCCCTATAAACTCGATACCTGCTTCTTCACATTTTCTTGCAAACTCAGTATTTTCCGATAAGAATCCATATCCTGGATGAATAGCATCAACACCCTTTTTAACAGCAAGTTTTATTATTTCATCAATGTTTAAATAAGCTTCAACAGGTCCTTTATTTTCTCCTATAAGATATGATTCATCCGCTTTTGTTCTAAACAAAGAATTCTTATCCTCATTTGAATATATAGCAACTGTTCTGATTCCTAATTCATTACATGCCCTAAATATTCTTATTGCGATTTCCCCTCTATTTGCAACTAAAATTCTCTTAAATTTTTTCATTCGATCTCCTCTCTTTCTATGGAAAAAATTGTTTAATTCCTGCTTTGACCATTACCATAAATTATATATTTTGTGGATGTTAATTCTTTTAGACCCATTGGTCCTCTTGCGTGAAGTTTTTGAGTACTTATACCTATTTCAGCCCCAAATCCAAACTCTGAACCGTCTGTAAATCTTGTAGATGCATTTACATATACTGCTGCTGAATCAACTTCATCTAAAAATCTTTGAGAATTAAAATAATTATTCGTTATAATTGCTTCTGAATGTTTTGTACTATACTCATTAATATGTTCAATAGCTTCATCTATTGAGTTAACTGTTTTTACAGCTATTATATAATCTAAATACTCCTCTTTCCAATCTTCTTCAGTAGCTTGTAATATTTCTGGAACTAATTTTCTGACAATTTCATCTCCACGAACTTCCACATTTTTTTCTTTTAAACTTTCATATATTGGCTTTATAGCTTTTTCAACTATATCTTTATGAATTAATAGTTTCTCTGCTGAATTACAAACTCCAGGTCTAGTTGTTTTTGCATTAGTTACAATAGATACTGCCATATCAATATCTGCATCATTATCAACGTATATATGACAATTACCAGCACCTGTCTCAATAACTGGTACAGTACTATTTTCTACAACAGATTTTATAAGTCCGGCTCCTCCTCTTGGTATAAGAACGTCTAAATATTTATTTAATTTCATTAATTCAATTGTTGATTCTCTACTAGTATCTTCTATTAATTGAACTGCATCTTTAGATATACCACATTCTTCTATAGCTTTCTGAATTATGCTTATTATTGCTCTATTTGAATTAATAGCCTCTTTACCACCTTTTAATATAACAGCATTTCCAGTTTTTAAACAAAGCCCAAATCCGTCTACTGTTACATTTGGTCTTGCTTCATATATTATACCAATTACACCTAATGGAACTCTTTTCTGTCCTATAACTAATCCATTAGCTCTCTTTTTCATTGATATTACTTCTCCTATAGGATCATCTAATAAGGCTATATCCTTCAACCCTTCGGCCATTGAATTTATACGATCTTCATTTAAAGCTAGTCTGTCTAATAAAGCACCTTTTATTCCTTTTTCTCTAGCTTCTTTTAGGTCTATTTCATTTGCTTTAATTATTTCTTCCTTATTATCTAAAATCGCATTAGAAGCTTTTATTAATGCTTCATTTTTTTCAATTGTAGATAATTTTGCTAAAGAATAACTTACTTTCTTTGCTTTTTCCCCCATAACAACTACACTGCTCATTTCTCCACCGCCTATATTAATTCAATTTTTTAAATACTATCATATTTTATACATATATATCAATACTTTATAAATTATTAGGAGCTAAAAATAAAGTTCCTATTTTTTCACCTTTTAGAATCTTATATATAATTTTAGGATCTTCACCATTTGCTATTATAGTATCTATTCCATATGTATATCCTATTCTAGCAGCTGATATCTTAGTAATCATTCCACCTGTCCCTAATTCCGATCCACTTCCTGATGCTATACTATCTATTTCAGAGTCAATTTCTTTTACAAGAGAAATAATTTCAGCAGAAGAGTCCATTCTAGGATCTGATGTAAATAATCCATCTATATCAGAAAGTAATATTAAAAGATCTGCTTGTACTAAAGCTGCTACCATAGCTGATAAAGTATCATTATCTCCAAATTGGATTTCAAATGTAGATATTGTATCATTTTCGTTTACAATAGGTATTATTCCCATTTCTAAAAGTGTATTAAATGTGTTTTGAGCATTTTCTTTTCTATCCTTATAATCCATTACATCTTTTGTAATAAGAATCTGAGAAACAACTTGATTATACTCTTCAAAGAATTTTTGATATATTTTCATTAACATTGTCTGACCAACAGATGCAGACGCTTGTTTTTGAGGCAGAGTCACTGATCGTCTTTGAAGTCCTAATTTCTGTACTCCGACTGCAATAGCTCCAGATGAAACTAAAATAACTTGTTTTCCTTGATTATTTAAATCTGATAATACCCTTGCAAGCTTCTCGATTCTATTTAAATTTAGTTTTCCATTTTCATGAGTTAATGTGGAAGTACCAACTTTAATTACTATTTTATTTGCGTCTGCAATCTTACTTCTAATATCCATTTTAATCTCCCTTTCAAGAATTGCATATTCAGCATATATAAATATAGATAACCAAGTTCATTTACGAACTTGCTTATCTATATCCTTTAGCTAAATTTACTTTAAATCTTTGTTTAGTTCTTTTACCCTATGAGTTTAGTTTCGAAATTATACCACATTTTTTAGGTATTCACACTAACTTCATGGTCAAAGCATTAATATTATACACTCAAATTTTATATTAATATATTTTCCTAGACAAATTTTAGCTTCTAATAAAATAATTTATTTTATTTAGCACTTAATTTTATCATATTTAGAAGTCCACCAGCTTCTAACATATTTCTCTGTCTATCAGTAATATCTAAAACTAAATTATATTCTTTATTTTTATTTATATTCTTAACAACTACTTTATCAGTTTTTATTTGATCTGTAGCATTTTCAATTACTAATTCATCTAAAACATCTATATCATCATAGTCATTCTCATTTTCAAATACTAAAGGTATAATACCATTATTAATTAAGTTTTGTCTGTGTATTCTAGCAAATGATTTCGCTATTACTGCTTTTATACCTAAATATAATGGTACTAACGCAGCATGTTCACGACTTGATCCTTGACCATAGTTAGACCCACCTACTATTATTCCGCCGCCAAGCTCTTTAGCTCTCTTTGGAAACTCTGGATCACAAGGTGCTAAACAATAGTCTGATAAATAAGGTATATTTGATCTAAATGGTAACAGTTTAGCATTTGATGGCATTATATGATCAGTAGTTATATTGTCTTCAACTTTTATTAAAACTTTTCCATTTACTTTATCTCCCAAAGAATCTCCTTTAGGGAATGGTTTTATATTTGGTCCTCTTACTACTTCAATATCGTTATTAGGTTCATCAGGATTAACAACTAAATTATCATTAATTAAGAACTTTTGTGGCATTGCTATATCAAAGCTTGTTATATGCTCACTTGGATCTTCTATATATCCTGTTATAGCTGAAACCGCCGCAACTTCAGGACTTACAAGGTAAACATCTGCTGAAACAGTCCCTGATCTTCCTTTGAAGTTTCTGTTAAATGTTCTTAATGAAACAGCATCTGTACTTGGTGCCTGACCCATACCTATACATGGACCACAACCGCATTCTAATATTCTTGCACCAGCTGAAACTAATTTAGCTAAAGCTCCGTTTTCTGCAAGCATATTTAATACTTGTTTTGATCCTGGAGAGATTACTAATGAAACATGTTCTGATACTGTTTTTCCATCTAGTATTTCTGCAACTTTCATCATATCCATATATGATGAGTTAGTACAACTTCCTATAGCAATTTGATTTACTTTTCTTCCTTTAACTTCAGACACTGGCACTACGTTATCAGGACTATGAGGACAAGCAACTAATGCCTCTAATTCATCAAGATTAATAATTATCTCTTCATCATATACTGCATCTTCATCAGCTTTTATTTCTGTGAAGTCTTCCTCTCTACCTTGAGCTTTTAAGAATTCATGAGTAACTTCATCTGATGGGAATATTGATGTAGTTGCTCCTAATTCAGCTCCCATGTTAGTTATTGTAGCTCTATCTGGCACTGTTAAATATTTTATTCCTTCTCCACAGTATTCAAATATTTTATTTACTCCACCTTTTACTGTACATCTTCTTAACACTTCTAATATTATGTCTTTTGCTGATACTCCTGGTTTTAATTTTCCTTTTAACTCAACTTTTACTATAGAAGGCATTGTTATATAGTATTCTCCACCAGCCATTGCTACTGCAACATCTAATCCACCAGCTCCTATAGCTAACATTCCTATTCCACCACCAGTTGGTGTATGACTATCAGAACCAACTAATGTTTGGCCTGGCACTCCAAATCGCTCTAAATGCACTTGATGGCATATTCCATTACCTGGTTTTGAAAAGTAAATTCCGTGCTTTTTAGCTACAGTTTGTATATATAAATGGTCATCAGCATTTTCTGGACCAGCTTGTAACATATTATGATCTATATAAGCAACTGATCTTTTAGTTTTAACTCTATCTACGTCCATAGCTTCAAATTGTAGATAAGCCATTGTTCCTGTTGAATCTTGAGTCAATGTTTGGTCTATTCTTAAGCCTATTTCTGTCCCTTTTATAAGTTCACCAGTCACTAAATGATTTTTTATAATCTTTTGTGCTACTGTAAGTTTCATCTATAATCCCCTCCTAAAGTATGTCTATATTACAGCTTGTTCATCATCTTTTTCTTCTAATAAGTTTGTAATATATTTTAATGTGATACTTTCTAACTCATCATTTCTTATTACAGTAGTTCTTCCATTTTCATATTGCTCATCAACCCATTTCTTTATAGGAAGTATTCTACTATCTTTTTTATTTAATTTGTTTGAACCTTTAAGTTTGAAATATCCATTTATCCATGCTGCAATCCCAGCTACACCTGAATATTCATTAACTGCTACTAAGGCTGGTCTATTTAGTATCTTGGATGTATCAAATGCATTATAGATTTCTTCGTTTTTTAATAATCCATCTGCATGTATACCTGCTCTTGTCACATTAAATTCACTTCCAACAAAAGGTGTACGTTGTGGTACTTCGTAATCAAGTTCTTTTTTGAAATAGTCTGCTATTTCAGTTATTATAGTAAGATCCATATCCTTAGTACTACCTTTTAATTGGCCATACTCAACTACCATGGCTTCTAATGGACAGTTTCCTGTTCTTTCTCCAATACCAAACAAAGTAGTATTAACAGAAGCTGATCCATATAACCATGAAGTCGCTGAATTAGTAACTACTGAATAAAAATCATTGTGTCCATGCCACTCTATAGAGTCTGAAGGTACTCCTGCATATTTTCTAAGGCCATGAATAATAGCAGGTACACTTCTAGGTAGTTCTACCCCATTATAAGGAACTCCTAGTCCTAAAGTATCACATGCTCTAATCTTAACTTGAAGTCCTGATTTTTCTGATAATTCCATAAGTTTTTGAACAAAAGGAACTACAAATCCAAAGAAATCTGCTCTTGTTATATCTTCAAGATGGCATCTAGGTATTATTCCATTTTCTAAAGCATTCTCAGCTATTGACAAATATGCATTCATCGCTTGTTCTCTATTCATCTTTAATTTATCAAAAATATGATAATCTGAACAAGACATTAGCATTCCTGTTTCTTTAATACCCATTTCTTTTACTAATTGTAAATCCTCTTTTTTAGCTCTTATCCAAGATGTTATTTGCGGAAATTCGTATCCTCTCTTCATACATTCTTCAACAGCTTTTCTATCCTTTTCTGTATATAAGAAAAATTCCGTTTGTCTTATTATTCCTGACCCATTATCAAGCTTATGAAGATAGTCGTATATAGTAGCTATTTGATCAACTGTAAATGAAGACATTGATTGCTGACCATCTCTGAAAGTAGTGTCAGTAATCCATATTTTTTCAGGTAAATCCATAGGCACTAATACATTATTAAAAACTGTTTTTGGAATCTCTGAATAAGGAAATGTTTCTTTAAATAAGTTTGGTTGTGTCATACCAAGTCCGTTATCTTTCATAAAATTAGCCCTCCCCGTAAATATTTTCTTGAATTTCATAATATCTCAAAAGATAATGCAAGATTTATTTTTATTCATTCAAGTATTCATATTAAGTTAAAATACTATCTGCATAAAAATGTTTTTAAACTAATATTTAATTATTTTCTTTAAATTCAGACTTTTATATTTCGCTCAAGTTTTTTGCTTATTTAAAAAATTAATAACCCATGTCTTATTTTAAACTTTGCATGCGTTATTTGATTTATAAATATGCTTTTATTTAATTTTTTGTATTAAAATATAATCGTATTTTATCATAATATTATATAAATAACAAGAAAAAAATGCAAGTTTTAAAAAATAACTTGCATTTTTTCTTACTTAATATTATTTCTACTTATTATTTTCTATATAATTCCTAATTTATTAGCAATTTTTATATATGTTTTTACACCATGACCTAGCACTTCGTCACTAAAGTTAAACTTACAATGATGAAGAGGATATATATAGTTTAATTTTTCATTTCTTGATCCTAACATAAAGAAAAAGCCAGGTATTTCTTGTTGATAGTAAGAAAAGTCTTCAGCTATCATCATAGGTTTTAATATATGAATTTCATCCTCATCCAAAGCTTCCTTCATTATATTAAATAAATCATAATCATTATTCACTGCAGGATACATATCAATTACATTAGTAGTTATTTTCACTCCAAACATTTTTTCAATTCCACTATTTATTTCTTGTATTCTAGACTTTATAGTATTATATACTTCTGGTCTATAAGCTCTTATAGTTCCTTCTATTTTAACTTCTTCTGCTATCACATTTTTTGCTTCCCCACCATTTATCTTACCTATAGTTAAAACTGCTCCTTCTATAGGTTCTATATTTCTACTTACTATACTCTGGTAAGAACTTATAAGTTGGCTTGTAACATATATAGTATCTATACTAGTATGAGGCATAGCCCCGTGTCCACCTTTTCCTTCAATTAATATTTCTATTTCACCACACTGAGCCATTATAGGACCATAGTTAATTCCTATTTTTCCCTCTTCAATATCTGGTAATATATGAAGTCCAAATATAGATTCCACATTATACTTTTTCAATATACCTTCTTTAACTATTACTTCTGCTCCTCCTGGTCCCTCTTCCGCTGGCTGAAATATTAACACTATATCTCTTTTTATACTTGGAAGACTAGCTATAAAAGTAGCAAATCCTAGTAGTATAGACATATGCCCATCATGACCACAAGCATGCATATGATTTTCTTCTTTAGAGGCAAATGGCAATCCTGTCTCCTCTTTTACTCTAAGTCCATCTATATCAGATCTAAAAGCTATAGCTTTTTCACTAGAAGTACCCTTTTTAAATGCAACTATACCTGTACCTGCAACTACCTCTAATTCAAATCCTAAAGATTCTAATCTTTCTTTTATATATTTTGAAGTTTTAACTTCTTGAAATCCCAACTCAGGTATTTGATGAAGATACTTTCTCATATCTACAACTTCGTTCTTTATACTATCTATCAATTCAAACATTATAATACCCCCATAAAAGTCATATACTTAATTCATAATATATTATATATAATATTCTTACCATATATCAAAGTAATTTATTTTGTAAATATTTTATATAAAAGTTTTACTCTATCTTTCTTAGGTAAGTCTTAAAATATATTAAAAGTAGAATCTGCTATTATATTATTAATCTATTTATAAAAGCCATATTTTTAATACCCCTATACTCTTATTTTAAAATAACATATTCAAAGTGATAAGCATATAATTTTGTCATAAAATAAAATATTTTTAGAATATTTGTACTTCTATTTAATATTTTTATTGACAATACCTTTTTTATTTGTTAGGATATTGAAAAACAATGAAATATTTTAATAAAGCGATGTGTTAAAGAGGCCGCGGTTGTAAATAGTACTTTTACATAAGGAAAGGTGCAATCGCCGAAATACATAATGACTTAAAAAGTCTTGTGTGTTGGGACTATGCTGAATAAGTATAGTACTGTCAACAGAAATTTGCCCAATTTTCTGTTGGAGCACTTTCACATTGTGGGCGAAAGGACTTTGCATAACTATATGCATACAACAGCTAAGAGACCTTTTGCTCTTAGCTGTTTTTTTATTACACATTTTGAGAAAGTGGTGAAATAAAATCATGAAATTATTTGGTACAATGAAAGTTGATAACAATGGTATTTTAGAAATTGGTGGATGTAGCGTTCTAGATTTAAAAAGAGAATTTGGTACACCATTATATGTTATAGATGAAAATTTAGTAAGAAACACTTGTAGAGTTTTTAAAAATAATTTTTCACTGGATGGATTAAATACAGAAGTAATATACGCATCGAAAGCTTTTTTAAATATTGCAATGTGTAAACTTATAAATGAGGAAGGCTTAAGTATTGATGTTGTATCTGGTGGTGAACTTTATACAGCCTTAAAAGCTAATTTCCCTCCTGCAAGAATGTATATGCATGGTAACAATAAAACAGTACAAGAATTAACTTTAGCAGTAGAGTCAGGTGTAGGAAGAATCATAGTTGACAATAATCACGAAATTGATTTGTTAGAAGATATATGTAGATCGTTAAACAAAACTATGACAGTTTTACTAAGAATTAATCCCGGTATTGAAGCACATACACATGAATATATTCAGACTACTAAACATGATTCTAAATTTGGTGAATCTATATACAGTGACGAAATCTTAAATATAGTAAATAGATTATCTAATAGTAATTATCTAGACTTTAAAGGATTTCATTGTCACATTGGATCTCAAATATTTGAAGAAGAATCATTTTTCTTGGGAGCTTCTGCTATGATTGAATTTGCAGCTAAAATTAAAGATGAATGCAACTTTACTGTAGAAGAACTAAATTTAGGTGGAGGCTTTGGAGTTTATTACTCAAATGAAGATAAACCCATGAATTTAGAAAAGTTTTTAAAAGAACTTGCTATTCTAGTTAAATCGAAATCTAAAGATCTAGGACTAGAATCTCCTAAGTTTATGATAGAGCCAGGAAGATCAATAATTTCAAATGCTGGAACTACTCTATATGAAGTAGGAAGTACTAAGTCAACTTATGGAGGTAAAAACTATATCTTTATAGATGGCGGAATGACTGATAATCCACGTCCTGCTTTATATTCTGCAAAATACGAAGGTGCTATTGCAAATAAAATGAATAAAGAAAATGAAGTAAATTACACAATAGCAGGTAAATGTTGTGAATCTGGAGATATGATAATAAAAGATATTAAGCTTCCTAAGACTGAGTCTGGAGATATTGTTGCTGTCTTTAGTACAGGTGCTTATAACTATAGTATGGCAAGTAACTATAATAGACTTCCAAAACCACCAGTTTTATTTGTAAAGGATGGAAAGGCTAGAATAGTTGTAAAAAGAGAAACTTATGAAGATATTATAAGAAATGATGTATTCTAAAATGTACCTATATATAAAGGAGGACTTGAAGTGAGTACTGTAGTTCAAAAATATGGTGGCTCTTCTGTAGCAACCGTAGAAAAAATGAAAGAAATAGCAAAAAGACTAATTGCTCGAAAAGAAAAAGGCGATGATGTAGTCGTTGTAGTTTCTGCTATGGGCAAAACAACGAATGGTTTAATAGAAATGACAAAAGAAATTTCTTCTAATCCATGTAAAAGAGAAATGGATATGCTTTTATCAAC is part of the Gottschalkia purinilytica genome and harbors:
- a CDS encoding M20 metallopeptidase family protein codes for the protein MFELIDSIKNEVVDMRKYLHQIPELGFQEVKTSKYIKERLESLGFELEVVAGTGIVAFKKGTSSEKAIAFRSDIDGLRVKEETGLPFASKEENHMHACGHDGHMSILLGFATFIASLPSIKRDIVLIFQPAEEGPGGAEVIVKEGILKKYNVESIFGLHILPDIEEGKIGINYGPIMAQCGEIEILIEGKGGHGAMPHTSIDTIYVTSQLISSYQSIVSRNIEPIEGAVLTIGKINGGEAKNVIAEEVKIEGTIRAYRPEVYNTIKSRIQEINSGIEKMFGVKITTNVIDMYPAVNNDYDLFNIMKEALDEDEIHILKPMMIAEDFSYYQQEIPGFFFMLGSRNEKLNYIYPLHHCKFNFSDEVLGHGVKTYIKIANKLGII
- the lysA gene encoding diaminopimelate decarboxylase; translated protein: MKLFGTMKVDNNGILEIGGCSVLDLKREFGTPLYVIDENLVRNTCRVFKNNFSLDGLNTEVIYASKAFLNIAMCKLINEEGLSIDVVSGGELYTALKANFPPARMYMHGNNKTVQELTLAVESGVGRIIVDNNHEIDLLEDICRSLNKTMTVLLRINPGIEAHTHEYIQTTKHDSKFGESIYSDEILNIVNRLSNSNYLDFKGFHCHIGSQIFEEESFFLGASAMIEFAAKIKDECNFTVEELNLGGGFGVYYSNEDKPMNLEKFLKELAILVKSKSKDLGLESPKFMIEPGRSIISNAGTTLYEVGSTKSTYGGKNYIFIDGGMTDNPRPALYSAKYEGAIANKMNKENEVNYTIAGKCCESGDMIIKDIKLPKTESGDIVAVFSTGAYNYSMASNYNRLPKPPVLFVKDGKARIVVKRETYEDIIRNDVF